The following are from one region of the Klebsiella aerogenes genome:
- a CDS encoding ABC transporter permease subunit (The N-terminal region of this protein, as described by TIGR01726, is a three transmembrane segment that identifies a subfamily of ABC transporter permease subunits, which specificities that include histidine, arginine, glutamine, glutamate, L-cystine (sic), the opines (in Agrobacterium) octopine and nopaline, etc.) encodes MNANLAVIADNLDYLLWGRLAEGQPGGVALTLLMAIGATALALPGGILLACAAWRYGGVIRRLLFLWAEIIRGIPLIFVIFWLWYLLPMLTGGDLPGAVTVALALAWFTAASVMHSVLAGLHALPRGQYEAALTQGFAPGQTLCLILLPQALRNVQPSLIGIFIGLLKDTSLAFIVNVPELTTVAGQVNNRVQIYPLAIFVFTGAVYYLLCCSLSLLASRRFTRRSADRRFAAD; translated from the coding sequence ATGAACGCTAACCTCGCGGTGATCGCCGACAATCTGGATTACCTGCTGTGGGGACGGTTGGCGGAAGGCCAGCCCGGCGGCGTAGCGCTGACCTTGCTGATGGCTATCGGCGCGACCGCGCTGGCGTTGCCTGGTGGGATCCTGCTGGCCTGCGCCGCCTGGCGCTACGGCGGCGTCATTCGTCGCCTGCTGTTCCTGTGGGCGGAAATTATTCGCGGTATTCCATTAATCTTCGTTATTTTCTGGCTCTGGTATCTGCTGCCGATGCTCACCGGCGGCGACCTGCCGGGCGCGGTAACGGTGGCGTTAGCGCTAGCGTGGTTTACCGCCGCTTCGGTGATGCACTCAGTGCTGGCAGGGCTGCACGCCCTGCCGCGCGGACAGTATGAGGCCGCGCTGACCCAGGGATTCGCCCCCGGGCAGACGCTGTGTTTAATCTTGCTGCCGCAGGCGCTACGCAACGTACAGCCATCGCTGATCGGTATCTTTATCGGCCTGCTAAAAGACACCTCGCTGGCGTTTATCGTCAACGTGCCTGAGCTCACTACCGTCGCCGGGCAGGTCAATAATCGGGTACAAATCTACCCGCTGGCGATATTCGTCTTTACCGGCGCGGTTTACTATCTGCTGTGCTGCTCCCTGAGCCTACTGGCGAGCCGCCGCTTTACCAGGCGTAGCGCTGACAGGCGCTTCGCAGCCGATTGA
- a CDS encoding amino acid ABC transporter ATP-binding protein: MFSALFSRSAASAADFSHLQQASITFRDVVKRYGEHRVLNGINLTVNPGEVVAILGPSGSGKSTLIRLINQLESLSDGEILIDGKATRRLTGSALRQLRSRVGFVFQQFNLYAHLTAQENITLALERVHGWQRPAAQQRALELLTQVGLTDKARQMPAQLSGGQQQRVAIARALASSPQIILFDEPTSALDPEMIGEVLQVMKALAHSGITMVVVTHEMQFAREIADRVVFIDGGEILETAPPAEFFARPQHARTRRFLQKVLDPLHQENLE; the protein is encoded by the coding sequence ATGTTTTCCGCCCTATTTTCACGTTCCGCGGCTTCGGCCGCGGATTTCTCACATCTGCAGCAGGCCAGTATTACCTTTCGCGACGTGGTCAAACGCTACGGCGAGCATCGGGTACTCAACGGGATTAATTTAACGGTCAATCCCGGCGAAGTAGTGGCGATCCTCGGGCCTTCAGGATCGGGGAAATCAACGCTGATCCGCCTGATCAACCAACTGGAATCGCTAAGCGACGGTGAGATCCTGATCGATGGCAAAGCGACTCGCCGTTTGACCGGCAGCGCACTACGCCAGTTGCGCAGCCGGGTTGGTTTTGTCTTCCAGCAATTCAATCTCTATGCCCACCTGACGGCGCAGGAGAATATCACCCTGGCGCTGGAGCGCGTGCACGGCTGGCAACGACCCGCGGCCCAGCAGCGAGCGTTGGAATTACTCACTCAGGTTGGTCTCACCGATAAAGCCCGGCAGATGCCCGCTCAGCTTTCCGGTGGTCAACAGCAGCGGGTGGCTATCGCCCGCGCCCTTGCCTCTTCGCCACAAATCATCCTCTTTGACGAACCCACCTCGGCGCTGGATCCGGAAATGATCGGCGAGGTATTACAGGTAATGAAAGCGCTGGCCCACAGCGGTATCACGATGGTGGTCGTCACGCACGAAATGCAGTTTGCCCGTGAAATTGCCGATCGGGTGGTGTTTATTGACGGTGGCGAAATCCTCGAAACCGCGCCGCCGGCGGAATTTTTCGCCCGCCCGCAGCATGCGCGCACCCGTCGTTTTCTGCAGAAGGTCCTCGACCCGTTGCATCAGGAGAATCTTGAGTGA
- the mmuM gene encoding homocysteine S-methyltransferase produces the protein MPQNNPLTSLLETQPFILLDGAMATELEARGCNLADSLWSAKVLLENPQLIRDVHLDYFRAGAQVAITASYQATPAGFAARGLDEAQSKALISKSVELARKAREAYLAENVGAGTLLVAGSVGPYGAFLADGSEYRGDYQRSAEAFQAFHRPRVEALLDAGADLLACETLPSFAEIKALAALLRDYPRARAWFSLTLRDAEHLSDGTPLRDVVAAIADNPQVLALGINCIALENTTAALQHLQRLTSLPLVVYPNSGEHYDAVSKTWHHHGESCETLAGYLPQWLAAGAKLIGGCCRTTPQDIAALAADR, from the coding sequence ATGCCGCAGAATAACCCGCTAACTTCTCTCCTTGAGACGCAACCTTTCATTCTGTTGGACGGTGCGATGGCGACGGAACTGGAAGCGCGCGGCTGCAATCTGGCCGATAGCCTGTGGTCGGCGAAGGTCTTGCTGGAGAACCCGCAACTGATCCGCGACGTGCATCTCGACTATTTTCGCGCCGGCGCGCAGGTGGCGATCACCGCCAGTTATCAGGCGACCCCGGCGGGCTTTGCCGCCCGCGGGCTGGATGAAGCGCAGTCGAAAGCGCTGATTAGCAAAAGTGTCGAACTGGCGCGTAAAGCCCGCGAGGCGTATCTCGCGGAAAACGTCGGGGCGGGAACGCTGCTGGTGGCCGGTTCGGTCGGGCCGTACGGCGCGTTCCTCGCGGACGGTTCTGAATATCGCGGTGATTATCAGCGCAGCGCTGAGGCGTTTCAGGCTTTCCATCGCCCGCGCGTCGAGGCGCTACTGGATGCCGGCGCGGATCTGCTGGCCTGCGAAACTCTGCCATCGTTCGCCGAAATTAAGGCGCTGGCGGCGCTGTTGCGCGACTATCCACGCGCCCGCGCCTGGTTCTCGTTGACCTTGCGCGATGCCGAACACCTTAGCGACGGCACGCCGCTGCGCGATGTGGTCGCGGCGATTGCCGATAACCCACAGGTGCTGGCGCTGGGAATAAACTGCATCGCTCTTGAGAACACCACTGCCGCGTTGCAGCACTTGCAGCGCCTGACGTCGCTGCCGCTGGTTGTTTATCCCAACTCCGGCGAGCACTACGACGCGGTGAGCAAAACCTGGCACCATCATGGCGAGTCTTGTGAAACATTAGCGGGCTATCTGCCGCAGTGGTTGGCGGCAGGCGCGAAGCTGATTGGCGGCTGTTGCCGCACCACGCCGCAGGATATCGCTGCGCTGGCGGCAGACCGCTAA
- a CDS encoding LysR substrate-binding domain-containing protein — MKYLPKLSQLQALRQVARSGSIRSAARELGQSQPALSRTLRELEQTLGTQLLLRSKEGIALTEAGIAFLQRAEWVLEELRRAADEVEQINHITHGRLTIGFSSLIALTVFPQVAKGFKQALPQVQMTVKEGQLSSLLPGVRSGEIDLAIGSVDPMHPPEGVILEPLFTAPFCVVARKDHPLAQESDLLALRKARWLLPESPMGYYQQLQNELIHFYRQVSITPLRTDSVIVGLQMVLESDYLTIVARAMNQPLLLGEKLVTLPVSTLPAAQYCAVWSQKSALTANARLFLNRLRSACQRYAW, encoded by the coding sequence GTGAAATATCTTCCCAAATTGAGCCAGCTGCAGGCGCTAAGGCAGGTGGCGCGTAGTGGCAGCATCCGCTCGGCGGCGCGTGAGCTGGGGCAATCTCAGCCGGCGCTGAGTCGAACATTGCGTGAGCTGGAGCAAACCCTGGGGACACAACTTTTATTGCGTAGCAAAGAGGGGATTGCCCTGACCGAAGCGGGTATTGCCTTTTTACAGCGCGCGGAGTGGGTGCTGGAGGAACTGCGGCGCGCGGCGGATGAGGTCGAGCAGATTAACCACATCACCCACGGGCGACTGACGATCGGTTTTTCTTCGCTCATTGCGCTGACGGTTTTCCCGCAGGTTGCCAAAGGATTTAAGCAGGCGCTGCCGCAGGTGCAGATGACGGTGAAAGAGGGGCAGCTTTCGTCGCTGCTGCCGGGCGTTCGCAGCGGAGAGATCGATCTGGCGATCGGTTCGGTCGATCCAATGCATCCACCGGAAGGCGTAATACTGGAACCGCTATTTACCGCGCCGTTTTGCGTGGTGGCGCGCAAGGATCACCCGTTGGCGCAGGAAAGCGATCTACTGGCGCTGCGTAAAGCCCGCTGGCTGCTGCCGGAATCGCCGATGGGTTACTACCAGCAACTGCAAAACGAGCTGATCCACTTTTATCGCCAGGTATCGATTACTCCGCTACGCACCGACTCGGTGATAGTCGGTCTACAGATGGTACTGGAATCCGATTATCTGACCATTGTCGCGCGCGCCATGAACCAGCCGCTGCTGCTGGGCGAGAAACTGGTTACGCTACCGGTGTCCACGCTACCGGCGGCGCAGTATTGCGCGGTGTGGTCGCAGAAATCGGCGCTGACCGCCAATGCCAGATTGTTTCTCAATCGGCTGCGAAGCGCCTGTCAGCGCTACGCCTGGTAA
- a CDS encoding amidohydrolase encodes MHHATEQLISVAAEEALRWRRHIHAHPDLSFNEKPTADYIARELAPFTGLEISRPLENSVIAVLHGAHPGPMWALRADIDALPLQEESGETFCSTKPGVMHACGHDAHTAMLMGAAKVLCQLREKLHGSIKFIFQPAEEVPPGGARELVELGVVDDVEHIFGLHVFPTSPVGVITLKEGVYVASSDNFDITIRGKGGHGSMPQHCIDPVTIGAEAVGALQQIVARNIDPANAPVLTIATFQAGDSYNVIPDSARLAGTLRTHSQQVREAVPPLMARILDGITAAHGASYEIKWQQGYAVGNNHDATNHIAREAIARHFPAGTLQLQDKALFGSEDFSSYQEKIPGTFLFIGCGNPQKGATWNVHNPHFRIDEDALAVGIKTHIALVSPLLNDE; translated from the coding sequence ATGCATCACGCTACTGAACAGTTAATTTCCGTCGCGGCCGAGGAAGCGCTGCGCTGGCGTCGCCACATCCACGCCCACCCGGATTTGTCGTTTAACGAAAAGCCGACCGCCGATTATATCGCCCGCGAGCTGGCGCCGTTTACCGGCCTGGAGATAAGCCGACCGCTGGAAAATAGCGTTATCGCCGTGCTGCACGGCGCGCATCCGGGGCCGATGTGGGCGCTGCGCGCTGATATCGACGCGCTGCCACTACAGGAAGAGAGCGGAGAAACGTTTTGCTCGACAAAGCCCGGCGTGATGCACGCCTGCGGCCACGACGCGCATACCGCGATGCTGATGGGGGCCGCGAAAGTGCTGTGCCAGCTGCGCGAAAAGCTACACGGCAGTATCAAATTCATTTTCCAGCCCGCAGAAGAGGTACCGCCGGGCGGTGCGCGTGAACTCGTTGAGCTGGGTGTGGTTGACGACGTCGAACATATTTTCGGACTGCATGTTTTCCCCACCAGCCCGGTCGGCGTCATTACGCTGAAAGAAGGGGTATATGTCGCCTCCAGCGATAACTTTGATATTACCATCCGCGGTAAAGGCGGCCATGGCTCAATGCCGCAGCACTGTATCGATCCGGTCACTATCGGCGCGGAAGCCGTCGGCGCGCTGCAGCAGATCGTCGCGCGCAATATCGATCCGGCGAACGCGCCGGTACTGACTATCGCCACCTTCCAGGCCGGCGACAGCTATAACGTTATCCCCGATAGCGCGCGTCTGGCCGGCACGCTGCGCACGCATAGCCAGCAGGTACGCGAGGCGGTGCCGCCGCTGATGGCGCGGATCCTCGACGGCATCACCGCCGCCCACGGCGCCAGCTACGAAATCAAATGGCAGCAGGGTTATGCGGTGGGCAACAATCACGACGCGACGAACCATATCGCCCGCGAAGCCATTGCCCGCCACTTCCCGGCGGGTACGCTACAGTTGCAGGATAAAGCGCTGTTTGGCAGCGAGGATTTCTCCTCCTATCAGGAGAAAATCCCCGGTACCTTCCTGTTTATCGGCTGCGGCAATCCGCAAAAAGGCGCGACGTGGAACGTGCACAATCCACATTTTCGCATCGATGAAGATGCGCTGGCGGTCGGCATTAAGACCCACATCGCGCTGGTAAGCCCGTTACTCAACGATGAATAG
- the tauA gene encoding taurine ABC transporter substrate-binding protein, producing MALTSRITLLAALALAAFQAQAVNVTVAYQTSAEPAKVAQADNTFAKASGATVDWRKFDSGSSIVRALASGDVQIGNLGSSPLAVAATQQVPIEVFLLASKLGNSEALVVKKNITKPEDLIGKRIAVPFISTTHYSLLSALKHWGIKPGQVQIINLQPPAIIAAWQRGDIDGAYVWAPAVNELEKEGKVLTDSSQVGEWGAPTLDVWVVRKDFAEQHPEIVKAFAKSAIDAQQPYIANPDEWLKQPENLSKLSRLSGVPESDVPLLVKGNTYLTAAQQAQALNGPVNQAIIDTAEFLKEQGKVPAAGTDYSQFVTDRFVK from the coding sequence ATGGCACTCACATCGCGAATCACTCTTTTGGCGGCGCTGGCATTGGCCGCATTCCAGGCGCAGGCGGTAAACGTCACCGTCGCGTATCAAACGTCGGCTGAACCGGCGAAAGTCGCACAGGCGGATAACACCTTCGCCAAAGCCAGCGGCGCCACCGTCGACTGGCGAAAATTTGACAGCGGTTCCAGCATCGTGCGCGCGCTGGCCTCCGGTGATGTGCAAATCGGTAATCTCGGCTCTAGCCCGCTGGCGGTCGCCGCCACCCAGCAGGTGCCGATTGAAGTGTTCCTGCTGGCGTCAAAGCTCGGTAATTCCGAAGCGCTGGTGGTGAAGAAAAACATCACGAAACCGGAAGACCTGATTGGCAAACGCATCGCCGTACCGTTTATCTCCACCACCCACTACAGCTTGCTTTCAGCCTTAAAACACTGGGGCATTAAGCCGGGTCAGGTGCAGATTATTAACCTGCAGCCACCAGCGATTATCGCTGCCTGGCAGCGCGGGGATATCGACGGCGCTTACGTTTGGGCGCCTGCGGTTAACGAGCTGGAAAAAGAGGGCAAAGTGCTGACTGATTCTTCTCAGGTGGGCGAGTGGGGGGCCCCGACGCTGGATGTCTGGGTGGTGAGAAAGGATTTTGCTGAACAACATCCGGAGATCGTGAAAGCCTTCGCTAAAAGCGCCATCGACGCCCAGCAGCCGTATATTGCCAATCCGGATGAGTGGCTGAAACAGCCGGAAAACCTCAGCAAGCTGTCGCGCCTAAGTGGCGTACCGGAATCTGATGTTCCGCTGCTGGTGAAAGGCAACACCTACCTGACCGCCGCCCAGCAGGCGCAGGCGCTCAACGGCCCGGTGAATCAGGCGATTATCGATACGGCGGAATTCCTCAAAGAGCAGGGCAAAGTGCCTGCGGCAGGGACCGACTATAGCCAGTTCGTCACCGACCGTTTTGTGAAATAA
- a CDS encoding amino acid ABC transporter permease, translated as MMAILDWHGVLSGQPLQWIISGFLTTIWVSIAGILLATALAVLLLALRLGGGRPGRWLVTAWVSLFRNTPLLVQLLFWYFAAWNLLPLAARDFINDSHSWSILPGNVWWLTPEFLCSMWGLGVFTSAFLVEEIASGLRAVSRGQREAALSQGFSSWGQLRFILLPQGLANAWQPIVGQYLNLMKLSSLASGIGFAELTYQVRQIESYNAHALEAFAIGTALYLALGIVMGLALTRFGPGHRQPRSAQHER; from the coding sequence GTGATGGCGATTCTCGACTGGCATGGCGTACTCAGCGGGCAGCCGCTGCAGTGGATTATCTCCGGCTTTCTTACCACCATCTGGGTCAGCATCGCGGGGATCCTGCTCGCCACCGCGTTAGCGGTTCTGCTACTGGCCTTGCGACTCGGCGGCGGGCGCCCAGGCCGCTGGCTGGTGACGGCATGGGTATCATTGTTTCGCAATACGCCGTTGCTGGTCCAGCTGCTGTTCTGGTACTTCGCCGCGTGGAACCTACTGCCGCTGGCGGCGCGCGATTTTATCAACGACTCCCACAGCTGGTCGATTTTGCCCGGCAACGTCTGGTGGTTGACGCCGGAGTTTCTCTGTTCAATGTGGGGGCTCGGCGTGTTCACTTCGGCATTTCTGGTGGAAGAAATTGCCTCCGGGTTGCGGGCAGTAAGCCGCGGCCAGCGCGAAGCGGCGCTGTCGCAAGGATTTAGCTCATGGGGCCAGCTGCGTTTTATCCTGCTGCCGCAGGGGCTGGCGAACGCCTGGCAGCCGATCGTCGGTCAGTATCTGAACCTGATGAAACTCTCGTCGCTGGCGAGCGGTATCGGCTTTGCCGAGCTGACCTACCAGGTGCGGCAAATCGAAAGCTATAACGCCCATGCGCTGGAGGCCTTTGCTATCGGCACCGCGCTGTATCTGGCGCTGGGTATCGTTATGGGACTGGCGCTGACGCGCTTCGGCCCGGGACATCGTCAGCCACGGAGCGCACAACATGAACGCTAA
- the mmuP gene encoding S-methylmethionine permease gives MQTTSQQQGGQLKRTMKTRHLIMLSLGGVIGTGLFFNTGYIISTTGAAGTLLAYLIGALVVWLVMQCLGELSVAMPETGAFHVYAARYLGPATGYTVAWLYWLTWTVALGSSFTAAGFCMQYWFPQVPVWIWCVLFCAAIFALNVISTRFFAEGEFWFSLVKVITIIAFIVLGGAAIFGFIPLTDGAPAPGLHNLTAEGWFPHGGLPILMTMVAVNFAFSGTELIGIAAGETQNPHKVIPVAIRTTIARLIIFFIGTVFVLAALIPMQQAGVEKSPFVLVFEKVGIPYAADMFNFVILTAILSAANSGLYASGRMLWSLSNEKTLPACFAKVNQRGVPLTALSVSMLGGVLALFSSVIAPDTVFVALSAISGFAVVAVWLSICASHFVFRRRHLQQGKALSELHYRAPWYPLVPVLGFVLCLVACIGLAFDPSQRIALWCGIPFVALCYGAYYLTHTRKLTQEPQHAAE, from the coding sequence ATGCAAACAACATCACAACAACAAGGTGGGCAACTCAAGCGCACCATGAAAACGCGCCATCTGATTATGCTCTCATTGGGCGGCGTGATCGGCACAGGGTTATTCTTCAATACCGGATATATTATTTCGACTACTGGCGCGGCGGGTACGTTGCTGGCGTATCTGATTGGCGCGTTGGTGGTCTGGCTGGTGATGCAGTGCCTCGGCGAGCTGTCGGTGGCGATGCCGGAAACCGGCGCTTTCCACGTCTATGCCGCGCGTTATCTCGGCCCGGCGACCGGCTATACGGTGGCGTGGTTGTACTGGCTGACCTGGACCGTTGCGCTCGGCTCCAGCTTTACCGCCGCCGGATTCTGTATGCAGTACTGGTTCCCGCAAGTGCCGGTTTGGATCTGGTGTGTGCTGTTCTGCGCGGCGATCTTCGCCCTCAACGTTATCTCTACCCGTTTTTTCGCCGAAGGCGAATTCTGGTTCTCGTTGGTCAAAGTCATCACTATTATCGCGTTTATCGTTCTCGGCGGGGCGGCTATTTTCGGCTTTATTCCGCTGACTGACGGCGCGCCGGCTCCGGGATTGCATAACCTCACCGCCGAAGGTTGGTTCCCGCACGGCGGGTTGCCGATCCTGATGACCATGGTGGCGGTCAATTTCGCTTTTTCGGGAACGGAACTTATCGGCATCGCCGCCGGGGAAACGCAAAACCCGCATAAAGTCATTCCGGTGGCGATCCGCACGACGATTGCCCGGCTGATTATTTTCTTTATTGGTACCGTTTTCGTGCTCGCCGCGCTGATCCCCATGCAGCAGGCGGGGGTAGAAAAGAGCCCCTTTGTGCTGGTCTTTGAAAAGGTTGGCATTCCCTATGCGGCGGATATGTTTAACTTCGTGATCCTGACGGCGATTCTATCGGCGGCGAACTCCGGCCTGTATGCTTCCGGGCGGATGCTGTGGTCGCTATCGAACGAGAAGACGCTGCCGGCCTGCTTTGCCAAAGTCAACCAACGCGGCGTACCGCTGACCGCGTTGTCGGTGAGCATGCTGGGCGGCGTGCTGGCGCTGTTTTCCAGCGTCATTGCGCCGGATACGGTGTTTGTTGCGCTGTCGGCAATATCCGGTTTTGCGGTGGTGGCGGTGTGGCTGAGCATCTGCGCGTCGCACTTTGTCTTCCGTCGCCGCCATCTTCAGCAGGGTAAAGCCCTAAGCGAACTGCACTATCGCGCGCCGTGGTATCCGCTGGTGCCGGTGCTGGGCTTTGTACTGTGCCTGGTGGCCTGCATCGGCCTGGCCTTTGACCCAAGTCAGCGCATTGCGCTGTGGTGCGGGATCCCATTCGTTGCGCTGTGTTATGGTGCTTACTATCTGACTCATACACGGAAATTAACCCAGGAGCCGCAACATGCCGCAGAATAA
- a CDS encoding MFS transporter has translation MKSQSQMIFLLFIGYVVVYIDKTVTGFALLPIEKEFGLNAEQLGYITGIFFLAYSLFQVPAGWLNDRIGYKTMLVLSLAALGVFALCFGLLGLSFGLLLLFRFLSGVGHSGYPCSCAKAVVSNFSLEQRTFAQSILLSSAGLAMTIGPIIAVNALALLGWHLSFTVLGIMACAIALLIALRVPRQQPTAITAKKRAAGTGLWRNPTVILLFLAIFCVNIPSYGLMAWLPKFFVQSMGMSLASSGYVVAAGGLGIWISSLGTGWLVGKYFLNREPLVIAISALISAAAIFAISRAQTPLSASLLLFIGEIFLMSTFVTAFTLPMKRLPENMMGSAIGLINTGGTLGGFVSPIVIGYLVEKTHGYASAFLFLSLAMVCSALAVLPLMKRKTIVSQPVID, from the coding sequence ATGAAAAGTCAGTCTCAGATGATCTTCTTACTGTTTATCGGCTACGTGGTCGTTTATATCGACAAAACCGTGACCGGCTTCGCGCTGCTGCCTATCGAAAAGGAGTTCGGGCTCAATGCCGAACAGCTGGGCTATATCACCGGCATCTTTTTTCTTGCCTATTCGCTGTTTCAGGTGCCGGCAGGCTGGCTTAACGATCGCATCGGCTACAAAACCATGCTGGTGCTGTCGCTGGCGGCGCTAGGCGTATTCGCGCTGTGCTTCGGCTTGCTGGGATTGAGTTTTGGCCTGCTGCTGCTGTTCCGTTTTCTATCGGGCGTGGGCCACTCCGGCTACCCCTGTTCCTGCGCCAAGGCGGTGGTGAGCAATTTCAGCCTTGAGCAGCGCACCTTCGCTCAATCGATTTTACTGTCGTCAGCGGGGCTGGCGATGACCATCGGGCCAATTATCGCCGTCAACGCCCTGGCGCTGCTCGGTTGGCATCTGTCGTTCACCGTACTGGGGATCATGGCCTGCGCCATCGCATTATTGATCGCCCTGCGCGTGCCGCGTCAGCAGCCGACGGCCATCACGGCGAAGAAGCGCGCCGCTGGTACCGGGCTGTGGCGTAACCCCACGGTGATCCTGTTATTTCTGGCTATCTTCTGCGTCAATATTCCCAGCTACGGCCTGATGGCCTGGCTACCGAAGTTCTTCGTTCAGAGTATGGGCATGTCGCTGGCCTCTTCCGGCTATGTGGTAGCCGCAGGTGGTTTGGGGATCTGGATATCTTCGCTCGGCACTGGTTGGCTGGTCGGTAAATATTTTCTCAACCGCGAGCCGCTGGTGATTGCTATTAGCGCGCTGATCAGCGCCGCGGCGATCTTCGCCATTTCCCGTGCACAGACGCCGCTGAGCGCTAGCCTGCTGCTGTTTATCGGCGAAATTTTCCTGATGTCGACCTTTGTCACCGCCTTCACCCTGCCGATGAAGCGCCTGCCGGAAAATATGATGGGGTCGGCCATCGGTCTAATTAATACCGGCGGCACCCTCGGCGGTTTTGTATCGCCGATCGTCATTGGCTATCTGGTGGAGAAAACCCATGGATACGCCAGCGCCTTCCTGTTTCTTTCACTGGCGATGGTCTGCTCCGCGCTGGCGGTACTGCCGCTAATGAAGCGTAAAACCATCGTCAGCCAGCCCGTTATTGATTGA
- a CDS encoding fimbria/pilus periplasmic chaperone, with translation MFRRRGVILIKLALVSLWLLAAPLAQAISVGNLTFSLASDDEFAAKRVLNNNKSARLYRVSLIAIDRPGGREVRSRPADGELLFAPRQLTLQAGESEFFKFYYHGPKDNRERYYRVSFREIPTRNLVMRAPAGGQVSMEPVVVMDTILVVRPRQVQFKWAFDKAAGTVSNTGNTWFKLLIKPGCDTTEEEGDAWYLRPGDVVRQASLRQPGNHYLIYNDKFIKISHDCPVK, from the coding sequence ATGTTCAGGCGACGTGGCGTAATATTAATTAAGCTGGCGCTGGTTAGCCTGTGGCTGCTGGCCGCACCGCTGGCGCAGGCGATTTCCGTCGGCAATCTGACCTTTTCGCTGGCCTCCGACGATGAGTTCGCCGCCAAACGGGTGCTGAATAACAATAAAAGCGCGCGCTTGTATCGGGTGTCGCTGATCGCCATCGACCGGCCCGGCGGCCGGGAGGTTCGGTCGCGTCCGGCGGACGGCGAGCTGCTGTTCGCCCCGCGCCAGCTGACGCTGCAGGCGGGCGAAAGCGAGTTCTTTAAGTTCTATTACCACGGGCCGAAGGATAACCGCGAGCGCTACTACCGGGTCTCGTTTCGCGAAATTCCGACTCGCAATCTGGTGATGCGCGCCCCGGCGGGCGGCCAGGTCAGCATGGAGCCGGTGGTGGTAATGGATACGATTCTGGTGGTTCGCCCGCGACAGGTACAGTTTAAATGGGCTTTCGACAAGGCGGCAGGGACCGTCAGCAATACCGGCAATACCTGGTTTAAGCTGCTGATCAAACCGGGGTGCGATACCACAGAAGAAGAGGGCGACGCCTGGTATTTGCGTCCTGGCGACGTGGTTCGCCAGGCGTCGCTGCGCCAACCAGGGAACCACTACCTCATCTATAACGATAAATTTATTAAAATCAGCCACGATTGCCCGGTGAAATAG
- a CDS encoding ABC transporter substrate-binding protein, with protein sequence MVHKTYTKIAFTLGALLLAAQAQADQLADIKAAGVVKVATFDANPPFGSVDAKTHQLVGYDVDFAQALAKSLGVKLELVATNPANRIPLLQSGKADLIVADITITPERAQVIDFSTPYFVTGQQFLVPAKSPDKLDDYSKARIGAVKGTTGEQALHQRFPQSRVLSYDDIPLALTALRNGNVQAITQDSTILFGLLAGAPDKANFKILPDLLSKEEIGVGVKKGEPALLKAVNDELIKLEKSGQAAKIYNTWFGPGTSSPQPRAFTIEAK encoded by the coding sequence ATGGTGCATAAAACCTATACTAAAATCGCTTTCACGCTGGGCGCGCTGCTGCTGGCCGCCCAGGCACAGGCCGATCAATTGGCCGATATCAAAGCCGCCGGGGTGGTCAAGGTCGCCACCTTCGATGCCAACCCGCCCTTCGGCTCGGTGGATGCCAAAACCCACCAGCTGGTAGGCTATGACGTTGATTTCGCCCAGGCGTTGGCAAAGTCACTCGGCGTAAAGCTTGAACTGGTCGCCACTAACCCGGCAAACCGTATTCCGCTGCTGCAGTCCGGCAAAGCCGACCTGATCGTCGCCGACATCACCATTACCCCGGAACGCGCGCAGGTTATTGATTTCTCAACGCCGTATTTTGTGACCGGCCAGCAGTTCCTGGTCCCGGCCAAATCGCCGGACAAGCTGGATGACTACAGCAAGGCACGAATCGGCGCGGTGAAAGGCACGACCGGTGAGCAAGCTCTGCATCAGCGTTTCCCGCAGTCACGCGTGCTCTCCTATGACGATATTCCGCTGGCGCTAACCGCCCTGCGTAACGGCAACGTGCAGGCCATTACCCAGGACAGCACCATTCTCTTCGGGCTGCTGGCTGGCGCACCGGATAAAGCCAACTTTAAAATTCTGCCGGACCTGCTGAGTAAAGAAGAGATCGGCGTCGGCGTGAAAAAAGGCGAACCGGCGCTGCTGAAAGCGGTGAACGACGAGCTGATTAAGCTAGAGAAATCAGGCCAGGCGGCGAAAATTTACAACACCTGGTTTGGCCCTGGCACCTCCTCTCCGCAGCCGCGCGCCTTCACCATAGAAGCGAAATAA